Genomic window (Streptomyces sp. TG1A-60):
TCCAGCACGGTGAGCACGCCGGAGGAGCCCCCGTGGTCGTGCGGCCCGGTGCCCTGGCCCGGCACCCAGGACAACAGCCACACCTCGTAGCCGGGGCCGGTCCGCAGCCGGTGGTACCAGCGGGTCGTCGCGTCGTACTCGACGAGGTGCTCCCACTGGGAGCGGTCCTCGGCGACGGCACGGGCCAGCCCGGCGAACTCGGCCACGGTGAGCGGGTGTTGGCGCGGCGCCTGGAGGAGGTGGGGTACTTCGAGAAGGTCGCCGGCGATCTGGAGGTCGCTGTCGCTGTTCATGAAGGGGGTGGTCCTCGACGGAGAGTGCGTGCGGGATGGCCGGATGTCGCGAGCCGGCCGCCCGGATCAACGGACGGAACGGGTGCCCGGTTGCGGGCGGAAGGGGAACGGCAGCCGAGCCGGGACGGGCTCAGTGGCAGCCGGAGCGCGCGTGGCTCAACAGCTGGAACAGCAACAGCGACAGCTACAGCGAGCAGCACCGAGGGACCCGGCGGAGCGGGCCGAGGCGAGTGCCAAGTTCGCGAGCATGCCCACAAGGACACCGGCTCACACCTCCGCTGTCAACTTCACGTCCGGTATGTGGATGCCGTTTCACCTCTTCCGGTGCATCCGCGTGATGAAAGGTTTGTGCCGGGGGTGTCCGGGAGACATGGCGCACAACCGGGCACACCACCGGCTCGCGTCGATGGAGGGCCGTCGGCTCCCCGGAGCGAGTCGGCTCGAACGAGCCGGAACGAGATCGAACTCCTGGGCGTCCTTTGTCGTAGGGAAGGGAGCACCCACCCGGAACCCCCGTCGGCCGCCGGGCCGCTGTCAGGTTTATGCCGATTTGAACACTTTCCGCATAGCCTTGGTTCCGCAGAGTGAATAAGGGGCTCAATAGCAGATCTCGGCTTGACTCGCCCGTAGCAGCACACTTGTAATTTCACTCGTGTCGTTCAGCCGAAATCGGTAACGGCCGCACGACGGGGACGCGAAAGACGGACGAGGGGCGCAGATGACCGAGCTCGTGCAGCAACTGCTGGTCGACGACGCGGACGAGGAACTCGGCTGGCAGGAGCGCGCACTGTGCGCCCAGACCGATCCCGAGTCCTTCTTCCCCGAGAAGGGCGGCTCGACCCGCGAGGCCAAGAAGGTCTGCCTCGCCTGCGAGGTCCGCTCCGAATGCCTTGAGTACGCCCTCGCCAACGACGAGCGGTTCGGTATCTGGGGCGGTCTGTCGGAGCGCGAGCGCCGCCGCCTCAAGAAGGCGGCGGTCTGACCCCCCGTCGCGGAACAGTCGAACTGGGCAACCGGACGCGTACGGCCCGTCGCAACCGGGTTATCCACAGGCGGCGG
Coding sequences:
- a CDS encoding cysteine dioxygenase family protein is translated as MNSDSDLQIAGDLLEVPHLLQAPRQHPLTVAEFAGLARAVAEDRSQWEHLVEYDATTRWYHRLRTGPGYEVWLLSWVPGQGTGPHDHGGSSGVLTVLDGTLTERTDRGTRVLGAGAQRVFAPGYAHEVVNDTLEPAVSLHVYYPGLTDMPMHTKACATGAAAVTA
- a CDS encoding WhiB family transcriptional regulator — encoded protein: MTELVQQLLVDDADEELGWQERALCAQTDPESFFPEKGGSTREAKKVCLACEVRSECLEYALANDERFGIWGGLSERERRRLKKAAV